The following are from one region of the Coccinella septempunctata chromosome 7, icCocSept1.1, whole genome shotgun sequence genome:
- the LOC123317052 gene encoding trichohyalin-like has translation METRYYSEKGRSGGEHKLALHASKKVFDRITGHLYRKERIREDLEREAAHRKYLRDEGRAMTSQWENSVENLRKKKEEERQQRLAQKADDRVEQYFKVLKWQAEQRKIFNEEVKKKIFVMRGSQRDINSGVLFSECLYFNEKNIEHKTREKEKADKDWKEFEQQIIREDKEFKDNELIKECKRRTAAENHLKFLKNQISGKQKNREEEQKLNLEIEISDIARQKKEMEIIRKNAEEDFLKAKRCSMKILKDSREEAIKKRQLEEKQNAELERVCEIYRDTRTRINCAREVMKKKDIQKRLDFQEEAFKKLEEIQNQILDTEGQRIANAVAEKEEADALKRRMREEYDERLLKERKENYENALQEEKRKKDEEKEKRKWQMLNRIKLIEICKEEEERREENKLKKRNNYRGLLDEQVKKNEEIRAEKKAEEDAFIWNDFPEEDRKFLEYGEEMLAKQKSEGKPTYPIQLAITQYKKKHSLLADRAKISSTKKEENGSKKGMKLPIINRRICPNKNDSSGFLDCFCTD, from the exons GCACAAACTGGCCCTCCATGCCAGTAAAAAAGTGTTCGACAGAATAACTGGGCATCTCTACAGAAAGGAGAGAATAAGGGAAGATTTGGAGAGGGAAGCAGCCCACAGGAAATACCTGAGAGATGAGGGCAGAGCTATGACATCACAATGGGAAAATTCTGTAGAA AATTTGAGGAAGAAAAAAGAAGAGGAACGACAACAAAGATTGGCACAGAAAGCTGATGACAGGGTCGAACAATACTTCAAGGTCTTGAAATGGCAAGCTGAACAAAGAAAAATCTTCAACGAAGAAgtgaaaaagaaaatatttgttatgaGAGGCTCCCAGCGTGATATAAATTCTGGCGTGCTGTTCTCCGAATGTTTGTACTTCAACGAGAAAAATATAGAACATAAGACTAGAGAAAAGGAAAAAGCAGATAAAGACTGGAAGGAGTTCGAGCAACAAATAATCAGAGAAGATAAAGAATTCAAAGATAATGAACTAATTAAAGAATGTAAGAGGAGAACTGCCGCAGAGAATCAtctaaaattcctgaaaaacca AATTTCAGGAAAGCAGAAAAACAGAGAAGAAGAACAGAAATTAAATCTGGAAATAGAAATATCAGACATAGCTAGGCAAAAAAAGGAAATGGAAATCATCAGGAAAAACGCAGAAGAAGAC TTTCTCAAAGCTAAACGTTGCTCAATGAAAATTCTGAAGGACAGCAGGGAAGAAGCCATAAAGAAACGGCAACTTGAGGAGAAACAAAATGCTGAATTAGAAAGAGTTTGTGAGATTTACAGAGACACTAGAACAAGGATCAACTGTGCTAGGGAAGTTATGAAAAAGAAA GATATCCAGAAGAGGCTAGACTTCCAAGAGGAGGCTTTCAAGAAGCTCGAAGAGATTCAAAATCAGATTTTGGACACTGAAGGCCAAAGGATAGCCAATGCTGTTGCTGAAAAGGAGGAAGC CGATGCTCTGAAAAGACGAATGCGTGAAGAATACGACGAAAGACTTCTGAAAGAGAGGAAAGAAAATTATGAGAACGCTCTTCAAGAGGAAAAGAGGAAGAAAGACGAAGAGAAAGAGAAGCGTAAATGGCAAATGCTGAACAGAATTAAGCTGATTGAAATATGTAAAGAGGAAGAAGAGCGAAGagaagaaaataaattgaagaaaagGAATAATTACAGGGGATTACTAGATGAACAGGTC AAAAAGAATGAAGAAATTCGTGCTGAAAAAAAAGCGGAAGAAGATGCATTCATATGGAATGATTTTCCTGAAGAAGATAGGAAGTTTTTGGAGTACGGTGAGGAGATGTTGGCCAAGCAGAAGTCGGAGGGAAAACCTACCTATCCCATACAACTGGCAATCACG cAATACAAGAAGAAGCACAGTTTGTTGGCAGATAGAGCCAAAATTTCGTCGACGAAGAAGGAAGAGAATGGATCGAAAAAAGGAATGAAATTGCCGATAATCAACAGAAGGATTTGTCCCAATAAGAACGACTCATCAGGTTTCCTAGATTGTTTTTGTACGGATTGA